A region from the Streptomyces tsukubensis genome encodes:
- a CDS encoding class II aldolase/adducin family protein gives MPDEVLAANYSPEIPAGYEDPAQERRYRKERLAAALRLFALFGFDEGVAGHISARDPEYPNLFWVNPFLIPFSQVKVSDLSLVDEHGNVLKGRYPISRPAFVIHACIHRHRPDVVGAAHAHSIYGKALSATDQFIEPLTQDAAVFYQDQASFDNYSGVLEDLDEGNRLAAALGDKKAIILRNHGHLTVGKSVDSAAYWYITMERSAQTQLAAKAGGRTREISPEYAKLTYDQTGMDEAGWMQFQPLYEHIVRLQPDLLD, from the coding sequence ATTCCGGACGAGGTGCTGGCCGCCAACTACTCCCCCGAGATCCCGGCCGGTTACGAGGATCCCGCGCAGGAGCGCCGCTACCGCAAGGAGCGTCTGGCCGCTGCCCTGCGGCTGTTCGCCCTGTTCGGTTTCGACGAGGGGGTCGCCGGTCACATCAGCGCCCGCGACCCGGAGTACCCGAACCTGTTCTGGGTCAACCCGTTCCTGATCCCCTTCTCGCAGGTGAAGGTCAGCGATCTGTCGCTGGTGGACGAGCACGGCAACGTCCTCAAGGGCAGGTACCCGATCTCCCGGCCGGCGTTCGTCATCCACGCCTGCATCCACCGCCACCGGCCCGATGTCGTGGGGGCCGCGCACGCCCATTCCATCTACGGCAAGGCGCTGTCCGCGACGGACCAGTTCATCGAGCCCCTCACCCAGGACGCGGCCGTCTTCTACCAGGACCAGGCGTCGTTCGACAACTACAGCGGTGTGCTGGAGGACCTCGACGAGGGCAACCGGCTGGCCGCCGCGCTCGGCGACAAGAAGGCCATCATCCTGCGCAACCACGGGCACCTCACGGTCGGCAAGTCCGTGGACTCCGCCGCCTACTGGTACATCACGATGGAGCGTTCCGCGCAGACGCAGCTGGCGGCCAAGGCGGGCGGCCGGACCCGGGAGATCAGCCCGGAGTACGCCAAGCTGACCTATGACCAGACGGGGATGGACGAGGCGGGCTGGATGCAGTTCCAGCCGCTGTACGAGCACATCGTCCGTCTCCAGCCCGATCTCCTGGACTGA
- a CDS encoding response regulator, translating into MNDITLLLVDDHPVVRDGLRGIFAAAPGFTVLGESSSGVEAVDMTFRLDPDVVLMDLRMPGGNGVDAIAELTRRGARSRVLVLTTFDTDTDTLPAIEAGATGYLLKDAPRDELLAAVRAAADGRAVLSPAVASRLLSAVRGPAVPADGTLSGREREVLSLVARGTSNREIAAKLFISEATVKTHLTHIYGKLGVKDRAAAVAAGYDRGILGSP; encoded by the coding sequence ATGAATGACATCACGTTGCTGCTGGTAGACGACCATCCCGTCGTACGGGACGGCTTACGCGGCATTTTCGCCGCCGCACCCGGTTTCACGGTCCTCGGAGAGTCTTCGAGCGGCGTCGAGGCCGTGGACATGACGTTCCGGCTGGATCCGGACGTCGTGCTGATGGACCTGCGGATGCCGGGCGGGAACGGCGTCGACGCGATCGCGGAGCTGACGCGGCGCGGCGCGCGCTCCCGGGTCCTGGTGCTCACCACGTTCGACACGGACACCGACACGCTGCCGGCCATCGAGGCGGGCGCGACGGGTTATCTCCTCAAGGACGCTCCCCGGGACGAGTTGCTGGCCGCGGTGCGGGCGGCTGCGGACGGCCGGGCCGTGCTCTCCCCGGCGGTGGCGTCCCGGCTGCTGAGTGCGGTGCGCGGGCCTGCGGTGCCCGCCGACGGGACGCTGTCGGGCCGGGAGCGGGAGGTGCTGTCCCTGGTGGCCCGCGGCACGTCGAACCGCGAGATCGCGGCGAAGCTGTTCATCAGCGAGGCCACGGTGAAGACCCATCTCACCCATATCTACGGCAAGCTGGGTGTGAAGGACCGGGCCGCTGCGGTCGCGGCGGGCTACGACCGGGGCATCCTCGGCAGCCCCTGA
- a CDS encoding HAD-IIIC family phosphatase, which translates to MSEAPALVKCLIWDLDNTLWRGTLLEDSDVALPDEIRRTITELDARGILQSVASKNDHDHAWQRLEALGIADYFVLPQIGWHPKSRSVAEIAEQMNFALSAIAFIDDQPAERAEVAYHHPQVRCYDAARAADLTGLPEFSPAVVTVDAARRRDMYRAGFRRTAERESFTGPDEEFLRSLDLVMEIKRADEADLSRVEELTLRTSQMNATGVYYSDADLRALIADPGHDVLTVTLTDRFGPHGAVGVLLLGYHEPVWHLKLLATSCRVVSFGAGSVLLNWLTDAAAGAGVHLAADFRQTDRNRMMEIAYRFAGFTGDACDCLDGLPDTGSDRTGIEFRHLVAGPRPAPTTMRIAAPVLGPAGARP; encoded by the coding sequence GTGTCCGAAGCACCCGCCCTCGTCAAATGTCTGATCTGGGACCTCGACAACACCCTGTGGCGGGGCACCCTCCTGGAGGACTCCGACGTCGCCCTGCCGGACGAGATCCGCCGCACGATCACCGAACTCGACGCCCGCGGCATCCTCCAGTCCGTCGCCAGCAAGAACGACCACGACCACGCCTGGCAGCGCCTCGAAGCCCTCGGCATCGCCGACTACTTCGTCCTGCCGCAGATCGGCTGGCACCCCAAATCCCGCTCCGTCGCGGAGATAGCCGAACAGATGAACTTCGCCCTCTCGGCGATCGCGTTCATCGACGACCAGCCCGCCGAACGCGCCGAAGTCGCCTACCACCACCCGCAGGTCCGCTGCTACGACGCCGCCCGGGCCGCCGACCTCACCGGCCTGCCCGAGTTCAGCCCCGCCGTCGTCACCGTCGACGCCGCCCGCCGCCGCGACATGTACCGGGCCGGGTTCCGGCGCACCGCCGAACGCGAGAGCTTCACCGGCCCCGACGAAGAGTTCCTGCGCTCCCTGGACCTCGTCATGGAGATCAAACGCGCCGACGAAGCCGACCTCTCCCGCGTCGAGGAACTCACCCTGCGCACCAGCCAGATGAACGCCACCGGCGTGTACTACTCCGACGCCGACCTGCGCGCCCTGATCGCCGACCCCGGGCACGACGTCCTCACCGTCACCCTCACCGACCGCTTCGGCCCGCACGGCGCCGTCGGCGTGCTGCTCCTCGGCTACCACGAGCCGGTCTGGCATCTGAAACTGCTGGCCACCTCGTGCCGGGTGGTCTCCTTCGGTGCGGGCTCGGTCCTGCTGAACTGGCTCACCGACGCGGCCGCCGGCGCCGGTGTCCACCTGGCCGCCGACTTCCGGCAGACCGACCGCAACCGGATGATGGAGATCGCCTACCGGTTCGCCGGCTTCACCGGCGACGCCTGCGACTGCCTCGACGGCCTCCCGGACACCGGCAGCGACCGCACCGGCATCGAGTTCCGCCACCTGGTCGCCGGACCCCGCCCCGCCCCCACCACCATGCGCATCGCCGCCCCCGTCCTCGGCCCGGCCGGCGCCCGCCCCTGA
- a CDS encoding acyl-CoA dehydrogenase family protein: MTPATAATAGAGIDTAAIDALVGDGPAAWDAAGRIPVALLRKLGAAGVLCAEVPAALGGPGADPLANGELTAHIGALCSSLRSIMTVHGIAAATVHRFGDRAQRRDYLGQLTSGRLACVGFSEPGAGSDLSGMTTRIRPAGDSSGDLLVTGEKMWITGAVYADTVLVFGQYGAGPAGSGGAVGAAAMVPADAPGVSIEPVKDPLGCRAATHCRIVLDDVRIPASAVLGGGGQPLSLLFTTALSYGRMSVAWGCAGILRACLTAATADARTREQGGVPIAEHQLVARHIAELYTSEQIATQACRHAAQQWTRGAPDAAVAAVLAKQVAATHAARGAATAVQVLASRGFTDGHVTARAYRDAKAMELIEGSTEISQLILARHALDIH; the protein is encoded by the coding sequence ATGACGCCCGCCACCGCCGCCACCGCCGGTGCCGGGATCGACACCGCGGCGATCGACGCACTCGTCGGCGACGGCCCGGCCGCCTGGGACGCGGCCGGCCGCATCCCCGTCGCCCTGCTCCGCAAACTCGGCGCGGCGGGCGTCCTGTGCGCGGAAGTCCCCGCCGCCCTCGGCGGACCGGGCGCCGACCCTCTCGCCAACGGCGAACTCACCGCCCACATCGGCGCCCTGTGCAGCTCGCTGCGGAGCATCATGACCGTCCACGGCATCGCCGCCGCCACCGTGCACCGCTTCGGCGACCGGGCCCAGCGCCGCGACTACCTCGGACAGCTCACCAGCGGCCGGCTCGCCTGCGTGGGCTTCAGCGAACCCGGCGCCGGATCCGACCTCAGCGGTATGACCACCCGCATCCGCCCCGCCGGCGACAGCAGCGGCGACCTCCTGGTCACCGGCGAGAAAATGTGGATCACCGGAGCCGTCTACGCCGACACCGTCCTCGTCTTCGGACAGTACGGCGCCGGGCCCGCCGGGTCCGGCGGGGCCGTCGGGGCCGCGGCCATGGTCCCCGCCGACGCCCCCGGCGTCAGCATCGAACCCGTCAAGGACCCGCTCGGCTGCCGCGCCGCCACCCACTGCCGCATCGTCCTCGACGACGTCCGCATCCCCGCGAGCGCCGTCCTCGGCGGCGGCGGACAGCCCCTGTCCCTGCTCTTCACCACCGCCCTGTCCTACGGCCGCATGTCGGTGGCCTGGGGCTGCGCCGGCATCCTGCGGGCCTGCCTGACCGCCGCCACCGCCGATGCCCGCACCCGCGAACAGGGCGGCGTCCCCATCGCCGAACACCAGCTGGTCGCCCGTCACATCGCCGAGCTCTACACCTCCGAACAGATCGCCACCCAGGCCTGCCGGCACGCCGCACAGCAGTGGACCCGCGGCGCCCCCGACGCGGCCGTCGCCGCCGTCCTGGCCAAACAGGTCGCCGCCACCCACGCCGCCCGCGGCGCCGCCACCGCCGTCCAGGTCCTGGCCTCCCGCGGATTCACCGACGGCCACGTCACCGCCCGCGCCTACCGCGACGCCAAGGCCATGGAACTCATCGAAGGCAGCACCGAGATCTCCCAGCTCATCCTGGCCCGCCATGCCCTTGATATCCACTGA
- a CDS encoding acyl carrier protein, with product MTAANPHADGPAIEKELTVFLAGRTGSEPTPDQDLFTTGVITSMFALQLVVHLEDEYDIEIVGPELSMDHFRSVRTMTALVQRLTPAGRDA from the coding sequence ATGACCGCAGCGAACCCCCACGCCGACGGCCCCGCCATCGAGAAGGAGCTGACCGTGTTCCTCGCCGGGCGGACCGGCAGCGAACCCACCCCCGACCAGGACCTCTTCACCACCGGCGTCATCACCTCGATGTTCGCCCTCCAGCTCGTGGTGCACCTGGAAGACGAGTACGACATCGAAATCGTCGGACCCGAGCTGTCCATGGACCACTTCCGCAGCGTGCGCACCATGACGGCCCTGGTCCAGCGCCTCACCCCCGCCGGCCGGGACGCATGA
- a CDS encoding 3-hydroxyacyl-CoA dehydrogenase family protein, protein MTDTPNEQPAQHRLAVIGAGVMGTNITALATGHGLDVTLVDVDEETLTTARRTIRHKLGHAQLMNALPDGRPRGTVTTTTRLDGITGATTVIEAVVEIAEVKRKVLAEASALTAPGTLLISNTSCVPVDEMAGWVVRGEELVGVHFMNPSYLIKMVEVIRGTATADTTMDAVGSLLHALGREALVVNDAPGFVINRLLHPLINRAALLVQEGVATAETVDGLLEGCLGHTTGPLRTADLIGIDNLVDSLQVLHERTGDPECAPCELMLQKVADGHHGRKTGRGFYDYRTATKRNTP, encoded by the coding sequence ATGACTGACACACCGAACGAGCAGCCGGCACAGCACCGTCTCGCCGTCATCGGCGCCGGCGTCATGGGCACCAACATCACCGCCCTCGCCACCGGCCACGGCCTCGACGTCACCCTCGTCGACGTCGACGAGGAGACCCTCACCACGGCCCGCCGAACCATCCGGCACAAACTGGGGCACGCCCAGCTCATGAACGCCCTCCCCGACGGCCGCCCCCGGGGCACCGTGACCACCACCACCCGGCTCGACGGCATCACCGGCGCCACCACCGTCATCGAAGCCGTCGTGGAGATCGCCGAAGTCAAACGGAAGGTCCTGGCCGAAGCCTCCGCCCTGACCGCCCCCGGTACCCTGCTGATCTCCAACACCTCCTGCGTCCCCGTCGACGAGATGGCCGGCTGGGTCGTCCGCGGCGAGGAACTCGTCGGGGTCCACTTCATGAACCCCTCCTACCTGATCAAAATGGTCGAGGTCATCCGCGGCACCGCCACCGCCGACACCACCATGGACGCGGTCGGCAGCCTGCTCCACGCCCTCGGCCGCGAAGCCCTCGTCGTCAACGACGCCCCCGGCTTCGTCATCAACCGCCTCCTGCACCCCCTGATCAACCGCGCGGCCCTGCTCGTCCAGGAAGGCGTGGCCACCGCGGAAACCGTCGACGGCCTGCTGGAAGGCTGCCTCGGGCACACCACAGGACCGCTGCGCACCGCCGACCTGATCGGCATCGACAACCTCGTCGACTCCCTGCAGGTGCTCCACGAACGCACCGGCGACCCCGAATGCGCCCCCTGCGAACTGATGCTGCAGAAAGTCGCCGACGGGCACCACGGCCGCAAGACCGGCCGCGGGTTCTACGACTACCGGACCGCCACCAAAAGGAACACGCCATGA